One genomic region from Dehalobacter restrictus DSM 9455 encodes:
- a CDS encoding Crp/Fnr family transcriptional regulator — translation MDDNKKQIPRPYMLENFEKIERLEKYLHLAHKRIFPKGAIVQAQGKNANSILYVKSGCLGVSIGSDDGCTKFLFHVNEKTIGATINSNEDNSEVQVYAIRKSTVYFFALEDILEIFNEDKQVLLEVIQNILDKSYCLMAKTRDLSYYRPSSRILRFIYNLCISEGKLVDNYYIINTKLTQKTIGDITGTHYVSVSKLFKMLEEQRILKKTKDKIYIYNLSKLASMINEVLKY, via the coding sequence ATGGATGATAATAAGAAGCAAATTCCCCGACCTTATATGCTTGAGAATTTTGAAAAAATTGAAAGACTAGAGAAGTACTTGCATCTGGCACATAAACGTATATTTCCTAAAGGAGCAATTGTTCAAGCTCAGGGTAAAAATGCTAATTCTATTCTTTATGTCAAGTCCGGATGCCTGGGTGTAAGCATTGGTTCAGATGATGGCTGTACCAAATTTCTTTTTCATGTTAATGAAAAAACGATCGGGGCAACAATCAATTCAAATGAAGACAATAGCGAAGTTCAGGTTTATGCGATCAGAAAAAGTACGGTTTACTTTTTTGCGCTTGAAGATATTCTGGAAATATTTAATGAGGATAAACAGGTACTTCTGGAAGTTATTCAAAATATTCTTGATAAGTCTTATTGTCTTATGGCTAAAACAAGGGATTTAAGTTATTACCGGCCGTCAAGCAGAATATTACGGTTTATATATAATCTCTGTATCTCTGAAGGAAAGCTTGTGGACAATTATTACATTATAAACACCAAACTAACGCAAAAAACTATTGGAGACATTACTGGAACTCATTATGTTTCAGTGAGTAAACTGTTTAAAATGCTAGAAGAGCAGAGAATACTCAAAAAAACAAAAGATAAGATTTACATTTACAATCTTTCAAAATTAGCTTCTATGATTAATGAAGTTTTAAAGTACTAA
- a CDS encoding reductive dehalogenase: MSKKLSRRSFLKSTALTGALTSLLTLTPGAREKLIGDGAASALEYPRVDKPPYEVEGEVGRFDNRNNAHSRGYWDESQSFYMFGPQGMTAFHDTLRNIATGTPKPGFDHRDLSLFMSSALMFKIGSFAASHLWEPELPPGLTQPYTTTPEEAAQTVKMAAKHFGASVVGTCKLNRDWLYSHRYHVENWKTDAKDLFTKVFGLEKGLLGPVMTPEERKKLQMPHVDDELPQEMNNVIVCGIEMDYEAYQRTLSCVEIAETYRAYSFDKFLIMHLALFINYMGYRAWPFGSYGPGLGIPMAVDAGLGEMGRNGLLINPDFGPRLRICGVITDMPIQPDKPIDMGVTKFCETCGLCAENCPSGSISKDNNRTSEAVYSTTNYGVKKWPFDACKCKAYWDDHNISACGNCVHYCPYNKPKTEMHKLAAHLAPTLGSTLVKMEKMLGYSEPKDVASWWAQDPNKFFPRSTKK; encoded by the coding sequence ATGTCTAAAAAACTTAGCAGACGGTCCTTTCTAAAAAGTACTGCACTGACGGGAGCTCTGACCAGTTTATTGACACTTACGCCCGGAGCAAGAGAAAAGTTGATCGGAGACGGTGCTGCGAGTGCGCTGGAATACCCCAGAGTGGATAAACCGCCTTATGAGGTTGAAGGTGAAGTCGGGCGATTTGATAATAGAAATAACGCTCATTCCCGCGGGTATTGGGATGAAAGCCAGTCGTTTTATATGTTTGGCCCGCAAGGGATGACAGCCTTTCATGATACTTTAAGAAATATCGCTACCGGTACACCAAAACCTGGGTTTGATCATCGTGATCTGTCATTATTTATGAGTTCCGCGCTGATGTTTAAAATCGGCAGCTTTGCTGCGTCGCATCTGTGGGAGCCAGAACTGCCTCCAGGATTAACACAACCATACACGACGACTCCGGAAGAAGCAGCCCAGACTGTGAAAATGGCCGCTAAGCATTTTGGCGCAAGCGTTGTGGGGACATGTAAGCTTAATAGAGATTGGCTTTATAGTCACCGGTATCACGTTGAGAATTGGAAGACGGATGCCAAAGACTTATTTACAAAAGTGTTTGGTCTTGAAAAAGGCCTGTTGGGACCGGTGATGACACCCGAAGAAAGAAAAAAATTACAAATGCCGCACGTCGATGATGAATTGCCTCAAGAGATGAATAACGTCATCGTCTGTGGTATTGAAATGGACTACGAGGCTTACCAGCGAACCCTTTCTTGTGTTGAGATAGCTGAAACGTATCGGGCGTACAGCTTTGATAAATTCTTGATTATGCACTTGGCTCTCTTTATTAATTATATGGGTTACCGTGCTTGGCCATTTGGCAGTTATGGACCAGGATTGGGAATTCCAATGGCTGTCGATGCAGGGCTGGGGGAAATGGGAAGGAATGGTCTGCTCATCAACCCGGACTTTGGACCTCGTCTGCGTATTTGCGGTGTTATCACCGACATGCCTATCCAGCCGGATAAACCCATAGATATGGGAGTGACCAAGTTCTGTGAGACCTGTGGGCTTTGCGCCGAAAATTGTCCTTCAGGATCTATTTCCAAGGATAATAATCGTACTTCCGAAGCCGTATATTCCACTACAAATTATGGTGTTAAAAAGTGGCCGTTCGATGCTTGTAAATGCAAAGCGTATTGGGATGATCACAACATAAGTGCTTGTGGTAACTGTGTTCATTATTGTCCGTACAATAAACCCAAAACCGAAATGCATAAGTTAGCAGCGCATTTGGCGCCGACGCTAGGGTCCACGCTTGTCAAGATGGAAAAAATGTTAGGCTATTCAGAACCCAAAGATGTGGCAAGCTGGTGGGCGCAGGATCCTAATAAATTCTTTCCAAGAAGTACGAAGAAGTAA
- a CDS encoding reductive dehalogenase, translating to MADSLESKNAPEKKFQVSRRGFLKTGAAAAAMGVFGAIKAPSKIAEAAVSNYEYITPKKGQWSKLRPEPNYGGASVSYAEHNDQWLGTSKIVGTVKKFKEKDMGFALVAQGLLGPKAQAGFYTIGIRHPLSDALGWAISPIFGENIVDGQPKPEKLPIPDPEQMSMHIKDVAYYLRADEVGIGKMPEYGYYSDKMNPPMMGIIGGMVPRGTPLQDVPFTEKMPYVIVVAVEQHLETYLASTGYDGISDSQSFRCYHATANISIIMAKYIRELGYHARAHHFGNYGAVMAPCLIAAGMGELTRTGDCVAHPRMGFRNKVAAITTDLPLVPDKPIDFGMADFCRVCNKCADNCPSQAITHDRDMVDYNGYLRWNSDFKKCAQFRAGNDQGVSCGVCIKVCPWSSKESSWFHEAGIWIGSKGETASSLLKGIDDMFGYGTEIVDKYKWWLEWPELYKFKY from the coding sequence ATGGCAGATTCTTTAGAAAGTAAAAATGCTCCAGAGAAAAAATTTCAGGTAAGCCGCCGAGGTTTCTTGAAAACTGGAGCGGCTGCAGCAGCAATGGGCGTTTTTGGCGCGATTAAAGCACCCTCAAAAATAGCTGAAGCTGCGGTAAGCAACTACGAATACATCACCCCCAAAAAAGGACAGTGGTCCAAGCTGAGACCCGAACCGAATTATGGAGGCGCTTCTGTCAGTTACGCAGAGCACAATGACCAATGGCTTGGCACCTCCAAAATTGTAGGGACGGTAAAGAAGTTTAAAGAAAAAGATATGGGATTTGCGTTAGTTGCCCAAGGTCTTTTAGGACCCAAGGCACAGGCGGGGTTCTATACGATCGGTATTAGACACCCGCTGAGTGATGCGCTCGGTTGGGCTATTTCCCCCATATTCGGAGAAAACATCGTTGATGGTCAGCCCAAACCGGAGAAACTTCCGATACCTGATCCCGAGCAAATGTCCATGCATATTAAAGATGTTGCTTACTATCTGAGAGCTGATGAAGTCGGGATCGGGAAAATGCCTGAATACGGTTATTACTCTGATAAAATGAATCCCCCGATGATGGGGATTATCGGCGGTATGGTGCCAAGGGGGACTCCCCTTCAAGATGTACCCTTTACGGAGAAGATGCCCTATGTCATCGTTGTTGCGGTTGAGCAGCATTTAGAGACTTACTTGGCCTCAACCGGATATGACGGAATTTCAGATTCCCAATCTTTCCGCTGTTATCACGCGACCGCCAACATTTCTATCATTATGGCTAAATACATCAGAGAGCTTGGATACCATGCCAGAGCACACCATTTCGGCAACTATGGAGCCGTAATGGCGCCCTGTTTAATCGCTGCGGGGATGGGGGAACTTACCCGGACCGGAGACTGTGTTGCCCACCCGCGCATGGGATTCCGCAACAAAGTGGCAGCCATCACCACGGATTTGCCTTTGGTTCCGGATAAACCGATTGATTTCGGAATGGCGGATTTCTGCCGTGTGTGCAATAAGTGCGCCGATAATTGTCCTTCCCAAGCTATCACGCATGACAGGGATATGGTAGATTATAACGGCTATTTGCGTTGGAACAGCGATTTCAAAAAGTGCGCACAATTTAGGGCAGGTAATGATCAAGGAGTTAGCTGCGGCGTTTGTATTAAGGTATGTCCATGGAGTTCCAAGGAAAGTTCATGGTTTCACGAGGCCGGAATTTGGATTGGAAGCAAAGGGGAAACTGCTTCAAGCCTCTTAAAAGGTATTGATGATATGTTTGGTTATGGCACAGAGATTGTTGATAAATATAAATGGTGGTTGGAATGGCCGGAACTGTATAAGTTCAAATATTAA
- a CDS encoding reductive dehalogenase — translation MTQENENCEKAQNNEAPEIGSKGVSRRGFLRSMGLGVGVAGAAALLGTEVPGDSGKAYGVTELDDFPVEMNSEYKRYDQRGNVFFRGYGGETDILPILNEYLNKKMGVIPTTGGEGFGQLEFALRGAAWSVEDDINDYHAPGFAGLGMYKWDGPVSPNKYQFSSPDEASKILKKASLFLGADKVGIAPYDERWIYSYSIVTPSDSGSKNHKESAFTNLNYQETKFPFTPTNVLVFALEMDFDAIDAAPGILEHAAVGNEYSEMGNIAHKVASFIRLCGYNAIPCGNDTGLSVPMAIHAGLGELSRIGILVTPEYGPRVRLCKVITDLPMTPDKPITFGVKEFCTSCMKCADHCPKQAISKQKEPSFDKATISTSAGVKRWALDCVKCISNWAELGSDCAICIQVCPFNKQKEWQHDLARLGANTPARSALRYFDDLFGYGKTDTVQKTKEFWNKKS, via the coding sequence ATGACGCAGGAGAATGAAAATTGTGAAAAAGCTCAGAACAATGAAGCACCAGAAATTGGTTCCAAAGGAGTAAGCAGACGTGGGTTCTTAAGATCGATGGGATTGGGGGTCGGAGTAGCAGGTGCCGCTGCCTTGCTGGGCACCGAAGTGCCTGGAGATTCCGGAAAGGCTTATGGTGTAACAGAACTCGATGATTTCCCGGTAGAGATGAACAGCGAGTACAAACGGTACGATCAAAGAGGTAATGTGTTTTTTCGAGGATACGGCGGAGAAACGGACATATTGCCTATTTTGAACGAATACCTAAATAAAAAAATGGGGGTAATACCCACTACGGGCGGAGAAGGCTTCGGACAGCTTGAATTCGCGTTAAGAGGAGCGGCCTGGTCCGTAGAAGATGATATTAACGATTATCATGCTCCAGGTTTCGCGGGTCTCGGAATGTATAAATGGGACGGTCCTGTCAGCCCGAACAAGTACCAGTTTTCTAGTCCGGACGAGGCCAGCAAAATTCTGAAAAAAGCATCTTTATTTTTAGGCGCGGATAAAGTTGGAATTGCGCCGTATGATGAACGGTGGATTTATTCTTATAGTATTGTCACGCCGTCTGATAGCGGGAGTAAGAATCATAAAGAGTCCGCCTTTACTAACTTGAATTACCAGGAGACAAAATTCCCGTTTACTCCTACAAATGTCCTTGTTTTTGCACTTGAAATGGATTTTGACGCTATTGATGCAGCTCCGGGAATACTCGAACATGCTGCAGTGGGCAATGAATATTCCGAAATGGGTAATATAGCGCATAAAGTGGCTTCTTTCATAAGATTGTGCGGATATAACGCTATCCCCTGCGGCAATGATACCGGCTTAAGTGTCCCTATGGCTATTCATGCCGGCCTAGGAGAATTGAGCAGGATTGGGATTCTCGTTACACCGGAATATGGACCGAGAGTTCGTTTATGTAAGGTTATTACCGATTTACCTATGACACCGGATAAACCGATTACTTTTGGCGTTAAGGAATTTTGTACATCTTGTATGAAGTGTGCGGATCACTGTCCGAAACAAGCAATATCCAAACAGAAAGAACCAAGTTTTGACAAGGCTACGATTTCGACAAGCGCGGGCGTGAAAAGATGGGCCTTAGATTGCGTGAAATGTATCAGCAATTGGGCTGAGCTTGGCAGCGACTGTGCAATATGCATACAAGTATGTCCCTTTAACAAACAAAAAGAATGGCAGCATGATTTGGCAAGGTTAGGAGCAAATACACCTGCGAGATCAGCCCTTAGGTATTTCGACGATTTATTTGGATATGGGAAAACTGATACCGTACAAAAAACGAAGGAATTTTGGAATAAAAAAAGTTAA
- a CDS encoding reductive dehalogenase, translating to MSIEKQEGKQELRINRRNFLKAGAASAISMGVLGMTNALPVQAAETVSNSGGQSKLHPTNYGMASVKMADFNDQWLGTTKIVGPIKRFHEANQGFNLVFRHKVSEAAFKANLYYHAASKYPLGDALAKFTLSLAPMVSGKPAPEKLAIPDPEQMSQHIKDCAYFLRADEVGIGKMPSFAYYEFKAPPLEDMMKDDLSKSVPVTENLPYVIVVMVDQHLETLMASTGYDGISGSQSFRSYHATAVISVILANYIRNLGYNARAHHFSNYALILAPCMVSAGMGEMTRTGDCMAHPTLGFRTKAAAVTTDLPLAPDRPIDFGAQDFCRVCKKCADNCPSGAITQDEDYIEKNGILRWQTDIKKCVEFRVTNKEGSMCGLCMKVCPWNSKEDSWFHQAGTFIGSKGETASNLLKQVDDMFGYGTEQVEKFKWWLEWPERY from the coding sequence ATGTCTATTGAAAAACAAGAAGGAAAGCAGGAGTTAAGGATAAACCGACGTAATTTTTTAAAGGCAGGAGCAGCCTCAGCTATTTCCATGGGTGTTCTTGGTATGACAAATGCTTTGCCGGTGCAAGCCGCCGAGACGGTGTCAAACTCCGGAGGACAGTCGAAGCTTCATCCGACGAATTACGGCATGGCCTCAGTTAAAATGGCTGATTTTAACGACCAATGGTTGGGCACAACCAAGATTGTTGGCCCTATAAAAAGATTCCATGAGGCAAATCAAGGATTCAACTTGGTTTTCCGCCATAAGGTTTCTGAGGCAGCTTTTAAGGCGAACTTATATTACCATGCTGCTTCAAAGTATCCTTTGGGAGATGCTTTAGCCAAGTTTACTTTAAGCTTAGCTCCGATGGTATCTGGAAAACCCGCCCCCGAAAAATTGGCTATTCCTGACCCTGAACAGATGTCCCAGCATATCAAAGACTGCGCCTATTTCTTAAGGGCTGACGAGGTCGGTATTGGTAAAATGCCTTCATTTGCATACTATGAGTTCAAGGCGCCTCCTCTTGAAGATATGATGAAAGATGACTTGTCCAAATCAGTGCCTGTTACAGAGAACCTGCCTTATGTCATCGTTGTCATGGTTGATCAGCACCTGGAGACCCTGATGGCATCTACCGGCTATGACGGCATCAGCGGTTCCCAATCATTCCGTTCTTACCATGCAACTGCCGTTATTTCGGTAATCTTGGCAAACTATATCCGTAATCTTGGTTACAATGCCAGAGCGCATCATTTTTCCAATTATGCCTTGATCCTGGCTCCATGTATGGTATCCGCAGGAATGGGAGAGATGACAAGGACAGGTGACTGTATGGCTCACCCGACACTTGGATTCCGCACCAAAGCTGCCGCTGTGACCACAGACTTGCCGCTAGCTCCAGATAGGCCAATTGATTTCGGCGCTCAGGATTTCTGCAGGGTGTGCAAAAAATGTGCCGATAATTGTCCTTCGGGAGCGATTACCCAAGACGAGGATTATATTGAAAAGAATGGTATTTTGCGTTGGCAGACTGACATTAAGAAATGCGTTGAATTCCGTGTAACCAATAAAGAAGGATCCATGTGCGGACTCTGCATGAAGGTATGTCCATGGAATTCCAAAGAAGACTCCTGGTTCCATCAGGCCGGCACATTTATCGGTAGTAAAGGGGAAACTGCTTCAAATTTGCTCAAACAGGTTGATGATATGTTTGGCTATGGTACAGAACAGGTCGAGAAGTTCAAATGGTGGTTAGAGTGGCCTGAACGTTATTAA
- a CDS encoding dehalogenase: protein MVKKQKLQRKGKVEKKGDVVDSMGGIIAYILGLATVLLIQLYKKSVEKKNRKFGIWNWVLSIFVTLYVDFLVYWLYMGVWEGQPKAGIVGLFLMGIIGIVIVAVAQLLVSKFFRKNIIAKLTKGEKA, encoded by the coding sequence TTGGTAAAAAAGCAAAAATTACAAAGAAAAGGAAAAGTAGAGAAGAAGGGAGACGTGGTCGATAGTATGGGTGGAATTATCGCATATATTTTGGGTCTTGCTACGGTATTGCTTATTCAATTATACAAAAAGTCTGTGGAAAAGAAGAACCGCAAGTTCGGCATCTGGAACTGGGTATTATCAATATTTGTTACACTCTATGTAGATTTTCTCGTATATTGGCTCTACATGGGAGTATGGGAGGGGCAACCCAAAGCCGGAATAGTCGGATTATTCTTAATGGGTATTATTGGGATCGTTATTGTTGCTGTTGCTCAATTATTGGTCAGCAAATTCTTTAGAAAAAACATTATTGCCAAGTTAACGAAAGGAGAAAAAGCATAA
- a CDS encoding 4Fe-4S binding protein: protein MALLFPLGTNWIVTDGDLLQLVEKALPEAQSFEKIALSPLIYEGKTKDQNGAEEKVGYVVIDQAIAYGGPIKMVTGINLKGRIVGTVIADHKDTPSFMDEVISKKYLEKFIGKSITEPLSINQDIDRISGATYSSRGIAKAVSLGCHAVARTQFELNVTEEVEPFRFGLKEVFVISLVFLMLIGVCFKHSKLRWITLLGSLVVIGFQYNTPISLANVCSLLMGNFPSVKTNLIWYILIIGIPIITLIIGKNVYCFWLCPFGALQEITAKIGGGKFKCPNKAFEAKAAQIKYGLAYFALLGAFILKSPSFAGYEPFAALFARQGVGLQWLVLPVVLFTSLFISRFWCRFFCPVMVINEVILLIRRSIRKIHRKKGDFKGTLVER, encoded by the coding sequence ATGGCTTTATTGTTCCCCTTAGGTACAAATTGGATTGTAACAGATGGCGATTTACTTCAGCTGGTGGAAAAAGCACTTCCCGAAGCGCAATCTTTTGAAAAGATTGCGCTTTCCCCCTTAATTTATGAAGGAAAGACAAAAGACCAAAACGGAGCAGAAGAAAAGGTCGGCTATGTAGTAATCGATCAGGCAATTGCGTACGGGGGACCAATAAAAATGGTAACCGGAATCAACCTTAAGGGAAGGATCGTGGGAACAGTTATTGCCGATCATAAAGACACTCCTTCTTTTATGGATGAAGTTATCAGTAAGAAATATCTTGAGAAATTTATAGGGAAGAGCATTACGGAGCCCTTAAGCATTAACCAGGATATTGACCGAATATCGGGTGCGACTTATTCTTCCAGGGGAATTGCCAAAGCCGTTTCTCTTGGCTGTCACGCAGTTGCTAGAACCCAATTCGAATTAAATGTAACTGAAGAGGTCGAGCCTTTCAGATTCGGTTTAAAAGAGGTTTTTGTTATTTCCTTAGTCTTTTTGATGTTGATCGGAGTTTGCTTCAAGCATTCAAAGCTCAGATGGATAACTCTGCTAGGTAGTCTAGTGGTTATTGGGTTTCAGTACAATACGCCGATTTCTCTTGCCAATGTATGTTCACTTTTAATGGGAAACTTCCCATCAGTAAAAACAAATTTAATCTGGTATATACTGATCATCGGAATTCCAATCATCACATTAATCATAGGAAAGAATGTTTACTGTTTTTGGCTTTGTCCTTTTGGTGCACTTCAGGAAATAACAGCAAAAATCGGTGGAGGCAAATTCAAGTGCCCTAACAAAGCGTTTGAAGCAAAAGCCGCTCAAATTAAATATGGATTGGCATATTTTGCGTTATTAGGGGCATTCATCTTAAAGTCTCCAAGTTTCGCCGGTTATGAGCCTTTTGCTGCTTTATTTGCTAGGCAGGGAGTTGGCTTGCAATGGCTTGTTCTGCCTGTAGTATTGTTTACTTCGTTGTTTATCAGCAGATTCTGGTGCAGGTTTTTTTGTCCGGTTATGGTGATAAATGAGGTTATCTTACTAATTAGGAGAAGCATTAGAAAGATACATAGGAAAAAAGGTGATTTTAAAGGGACATTAGTTGAAAGATGA
- a CDS encoding cobalamin B12-binding domain-containing protein: protein MDLSLLTQKIGELDEEKVFEMLNEFVNTNPSPDETKKVVAACQSGMSVVGDFFEKGEYFVGDLIFAGELLTSAIDILKPIMDTQNAGTVGSMVLGTVAGDLHDIGKNIFKSMAEAAGFKVYDLGIDQSAGEFVKKVKEVNPEIIGLSGVLTLALESMKNIVEALEEAGLRSKVKVIIGGNPVTKEACETIGADAFTTNAAEGVKICQKWVG, encoded by the coding sequence ATGGATTTGTCGCTATTAACACAGAAAATTGGAGAACTTGATGAAGAAAAAGTATTTGAAATGCTGAATGAATTTGTTAACACAAATCCCAGTCCAGATGAAACCAAAAAGGTGGTAGCTGCTTGTCAGAGCGGGATGTCAGTAGTCGGAGATTTTTTTGAAAAGGGGGAATACTTTGTCGGTGATTTGATCTTTGCCGGGGAGTTGTTAACCAGTGCAATTGATATTTTAAAGCCGATTATGGACACCCAAAATGCTGGAACTGTCGGTTCAATGGTGCTTGGAACTGTTGCAGGTGACTTACATGACATTGGAAAAAACATTTTTAAGAGCATGGCTGAAGCAGCAGGTTTTAAAGTATACGACCTGGGTATCGATCAATCAGCTGGTGAATTTGTAAAAAAAGTAAAAGAGGTAAATCCTGAAATTATTGGTTTAAGCGGTGTTTTGACGTTAGCATTGGAATCGATGAAAAATATTGTTGAGGCTTTAGAAGAAGCGGGATTACGCAGCAAAGTTAAAGTTATTATCGGTGGAAACCCTGTAACGAAGGAAGCTTGTGAAACAATTGGTGCTGATGCATTTACCACGAATGCAGCAGAAGGAGTAAAAATATGCCAGAAGTGGGTGGGTTAA
- a CDS encoding Crp/Fnr family transcriptional regulator codes for MGEILKSFVLPDTFYPVSRLKNYIHLGTKRSYSKGQAVLLPDEVLGKMIFVLSGRLNVSKITDDGREKFVYSAGQYCFMDRLFTFENDHMQIVAAEDSQVCLFSKEQLLNVFAQDLEIVIDVLRHYDSKAYYFLNLSNEINLYSPSVRLLHLFYELCQSQGKYNNDVWEVEIQLTNRKISEITGLHFVTVSKILGSLKKENILRKRKNKIIIYDMEKLKELFEEGIPY; via the coding sequence ATGGGAGAAATTCTTAAAAGTTTTGTTCTGCCAGATACATTTTATCCCGTAAGTAGATTAAAAAACTATATCCATTTAGGCACAAAACGCAGTTATTCTAAGGGGCAAGCCGTCTTATTGCCTGATGAAGTACTTGGCAAAATGATATTTGTACTTTCGGGTAGATTAAATGTCTCTAAGATCACAGATGATGGCAGAGAAAAATTTGTCTATTCAGCGGGGCAGTATTGTTTTATGGATAGGTTATTTACTTTTGAGAATGACCATATGCAGATTGTTGCAGCCGAGGACAGTCAAGTATGTCTCTTCTCGAAAGAACAACTGCTGAATGTTTTTGCACAAGATTTAGAAATTGTGATTGATGTCTTAAGACATTATGATTCCAAAGCTTATTACTTTTTAAATCTATCCAACGAAATAAACTTATATTCCCCTTCGGTGAGGCTTCTACACTTATTTTATGAACTTTGTCAATCACAAGGAAAATACAATAATGATGTTTGGGAAGTAGAAATTCAATTAACAAACAGAAAAATTTCCGAGATTACTGGGCTTCACTTTGTAACGGTAAGTAAAATATTAGGAAGTTTAAAAAAAGAAAATATTCTGAGGAAAAGAAAAAATAAAATTATCATCTATGATATGGAAAAACTAAAAGAACTGTTTGAGGAAGGCATACCTTACTAA
- a CDS encoding uroporphyrinogen decarboxylase family protein: MSDDKMKLYDERVKRLKDAIELREPDRVPIYGLVDNWALSYYGITLEEGLKDVELEYKAYSKALTDFPFDGALASRITFPLNFVYSLGGGIFNNATETIQIATGQSELMAVEEYDELIADPMKFIRDKILPRKHKIFQEGTVEEKFAKYANSLSIFFKFGQTTKMLSDRFKTEHGLPITNAGVNHFMPGDIIMDYLRDFKGIMRDIKKCPDKVAEACMAMVDPLIKDTYGKMHTVSDDKYVHLYLHLPQFIRAKEFEKVYWPSFKKYVDTVAARGIKILILFEKNWEHLYEYIQELPKGSVIGFFEEDDLRKAKKALGKTMCIAGGLKTNDLYYGTKEKCIEVAKGLIDDLAPGGGFVFAPDKVLATKNDAKAENLKAVTEFIVEYGSK; this comes from the coding sequence ATGAGTGATGATAAAATGAAATTATATGACGAACGTGTCAAAAGGCTCAAAGATGCCATCGAATTAAGAGAACCGGACAGGGTTCCTATTTACGGTCTGGTAGACAATTGGGCTCTTTCTTATTATGGGATAACCTTAGAAGAGGGATTAAAAGACGTTGAACTTGAATATAAAGCTTATTCTAAAGCTTTAACTGATTTTCCCTTTGATGGCGCGCTTGCCTCACGCATAACCTTTCCCCTTAATTTTGTGTATTCCTTAGGCGGCGGAATTTTTAACAATGCGACGGAAACCATTCAAATCGCCACTGGACAATCTGAACTTATGGCGGTAGAAGAGTATGATGAGCTTATTGCCGATCCGATGAAATTTATCCGTGACAAAATTCTTCCAAGAAAACATAAGATTTTCCAAGAGGGGACAGTGGAAGAAAAGTTCGCGAAATATGCCAATTCCCTTTCCATCTTCTTTAAGTTTGGTCAAACAACAAAGATGTTGTCGGATAGGTTCAAAACTGAACATGGGCTTCCGATAACCAACGCGGGTGTAAATCATTTTATGCCCGGTGATATCATCATGGACTATTTAAGGGATTTCAAAGGGATTATGAGAGATATCAAAAAATGTCCTGATAAAGTGGCTGAAGCCTGTATGGCTATGGTCGACCCTTTGATCAAAGACACATATGGAAAAATGCATACTGTTTCCGATGACAAGTATGTTCATTTATATCTGCATTTGCCGCAATTTATCAGAGCGAAAGAGTTTGAAAAGGTTTACTGGCCGTCCTTCAAAAAATATGTTGATACGGTTGCAGCAAGAGGTATTAAAATTCTCATTCTATTTGAAAAGAATTGGGAACATCTGTATGAGTATATACAGGAGCTTCCAAAGGGATCGGTCATTGGATTCTTTGAAGAAGATGATCTGAGAAAGGCGAAGAAAGCTTTAGGAAAAACGATGTGTATTGCCGGTGGTTTAAAGACAAACGACCTGTACTACGGAACAAAGGAAAAATGCATCGAAGTTGCCAAGGGCTTAATTGATGATTTAGCTCCGGGTGGTGGATTTGTCTTTGCACCGGACAAAGTTTTGGCAACTAAAAATGATGCCAAGGCAGAAAATTTAAAAGCTGTTACGGAATTTATTGTGGAATATGGCTCTAAGTAA